The following are encoded together in the Arthrobacter sp. Y-9 genome:
- a CDS encoding TIM barrel protein produces MTYSVNCSILLTELPLLERPAAAKAAGFDAVEFWWPFAEAVPADKDVDQFVNAINDAGVQLAGLNFFAGDMPGGDRGLVSWKGRCGEFKDNIDVVVGIGERLGTKAFNALYGNRLDGFTPEEQDELGLKNLVAAAEGVAKIGGTVLLEPVSGTPTYPLKTAADTFAVIAKTQEAGVDNVKFLADFYHLSVNGDDVAAVIENHTKDFGHIQIADNPGRGAPGTGDLPLGEWVSRSRELGYTGYIALEYKQPQESAFSWLVR; encoded by the coding sequence ATGACCTACTCCGTGAACTGCTCAATCCTCTTGACCGAGCTCCCCCTCCTGGAGCGCCCGGCCGCCGCCAAGGCCGCCGGCTTCGACGCCGTCGAGTTCTGGTGGCCCTTCGCCGAGGCCGTCCCCGCCGACAAGGACGTGGACCAGTTCGTCAACGCCATCAACGACGCCGGCGTCCAGCTGGCCGGCCTCAACTTCTTCGCGGGCGACATGCCCGGCGGCGACCGCGGCCTGGTCTCCTGGAAGGGCCGCTGCGGCGAGTTCAAGGACAACATCGACGTCGTCGTCGGCATCGGCGAGCGCCTCGGCACCAAGGCCTTCAACGCCCTCTACGGCAACCGCCTCGACGGCTTCACCCCGGAGGAGCAGGACGAGCTCGGCCTGAAGAACCTGGTCGCAGCAGCAGAAGGAGTCGCGAAGATCGGCGGCACCGTCCTCCTGGAGCCCGTCTCCGGCACCCCCACCTACCCGCTCAAGACGGCCGCCGACACCTTCGCGGTCATCGCCAAGACCCAGGAAGCCGGCGTGGACAACGTCAAGTTCCTGGCGGACTTCTACCACCTGTCCGTCAACGGCGACGACGTGGCCGCCGTGATCGAGAACCACACCAAGGACTTCGGCCACATCCAGATCGCCGACAACCCCGGCCGCGGCGCCCCCGGCACCGGCGACCTCCCGCTCGGCGAGTGGGTCAGCCGCAGCCGCGAACTCGGCTACACCGGCTACATCGCCCTGGAGTACAAGCAGCCCCAGGAATCGGCCTTCTCCTGGCTGGTCCGCTGA
- a CDS encoding 2-hydroxy-3-oxopropionate reductase → MTNVTVIGLGIMGLPMAKNLVKASFTVTGFNRSQDKIDALVEAGGNGAGSIAESVKDADVIITMVPDSPDVEGVVSGPEGVFANAKSGALWIDASSIRPDVAARLSADAREAGLRPLDGPVSGGEQGAIDGVLSIMVGGEAADFEDAQPVLNAVGKTIVHVGPSGSGQTVKAANQLIVAVNIQALAEAVTFLEAYGVDTDAALKVLGGGLAGSKVLDQKGQKMLDRNFDPGFRLALHNKDLGIVTSAAREAGVVVPLGSAVAQLVSALVARGDGGLDHSGLFKLTTELSGKN, encoded by the coding sequence ATGACCAACGTCACCGTGATCGGCCTCGGCATCATGGGCCTGCCCATGGCCAAGAACCTCGTCAAGGCCAGCTTCACCGTCACCGGCTTCAACCGCTCCCAGGACAAGATCGACGCACTCGTCGAGGCAGGCGGCAACGGCGCCGGCAGCATCGCCGAATCCGTCAAGGACGCCGACGTCATCATCACGATGGTCCCGGACTCCCCGGACGTCGAAGGCGTGGTCTCCGGCCCCGAAGGCGTCTTCGCCAACGCGAAGTCCGGCGCCCTCTGGATCGACGCCTCCTCCATCCGTCCGGACGTGGCCGCGCGCCTCTCCGCCGACGCCCGTGAAGCCGGCCTCCGCCCGCTGGACGGTCCCGTCTCCGGTGGCGAGCAGGGCGCCATCGACGGCGTGCTGTCCATCATGGTCGGTGGCGAGGCCGCCGACTTCGAGGACGCACAGCCGGTCCTCAACGCCGTGGGCAAGACGATCGTCCACGTCGGCCCCTCCGGCTCCGGCCAGACCGTCAAGGCCGCCAACCAGCTGATCGTGGCCGTCAACATCCAGGCCCTGGCCGAGGCGGTCACCTTCCTCGAAGCGTACGGCGTGGACACCGACGCCGCTCTCAAGGTCCTCGGCGGCGGCCTCGCCGGCTCCAAGGTCCTCGACCAGAAGGGTCAGAAGATGCTCGACCGCAACTTCGACCCCGGCTTCCGCCTGGCCCTCCACAACAAGGACCTCGGCATCGTCACCTCCGCAGCCCGCGAAGCAGGAGTGGTGGTCCCGCTCGGCTCCGCCGTCGCTCAGCTGGTCTCCGCCCTCGTCGCCCGCGGCGACGGCGGCCTGGACCACTCCGGCCTCTTCAAGCTCACCACCGAGCTGTCCGGCAAGAACTGA
- the cas5e gene encoding type I-E CRISPR-associated protein Cas5/CasD, with amino-acid sequence MAVLKLRLAGPLQAWGGSSRFVNRHTREEPTKSGVLGLLAAAQGRRRSEPVEDLVGLKFGVRVDQPGRLLRDFQVARSLDGRESMPLSYRYYLSDAVFLAVVEGPDAVIEGLNDSVLDPVYPLYLGRRSCVPAGRISLGVEGVSLDTALRMEPWQAAVWHQKKQAARTVSLEIFRDALEPGEAGETVRDVPLDFSPENRSYTWRTVVRPKPHEVPNPFGKEQSHDPMAELGGS; translated from the coding sequence GTGGCGGTTCTCAAGCTGCGGCTCGCCGGTCCGCTCCAAGCCTGGGGTGGCAGCAGCCGTTTCGTCAACCGGCATACGCGAGAGGAACCGACCAAGAGCGGAGTCCTTGGTCTGCTGGCGGCTGCCCAAGGCCGTCGGAGATCTGAACCTGTTGAAGACCTTGTGGGGCTGAAATTCGGTGTCCGGGTCGACCAACCGGGCCGTCTATTGCGTGATTTCCAGGTGGCGCGCAGCCTTGACGGACGGGAATCCATGCCCCTCTCGTATCGCTACTATCTGTCCGATGCGGTCTTTCTGGCTGTGGTGGAGGGGCCGGACGCTGTCATCGAGGGGTTGAACGACTCGGTTCTGGACCCTGTGTACCCTCTCTACCTGGGCCGACGATCTTGTGTTCCGGCGGGAAGGATCTCGTTGGGAGTGGAAGGTGTTTCCTTGGACACGGCCCTTCGGATGGAACCGTGGCAGGCCGCCGTTTGGCATCAGAAGAAGCAGGCTGCTCGGACGGTCAGCCTGGAGATCTTCAGGGATGCCCTGGAACCAGGAGAGGCAGGGGAGACCGTACGGGATGTTCCGCTGGACTTCTCACCGGAAAACCGGAGCTACACCTGGAGGACGGTGGTGAGGCCGAAGCCTCATGAGGTGCCCAATCCCTTTGGTAAGGAACAGTCGCATGACCCGATGGCCGAATTGGGAGGTTCCTGA
- the casB gene encoding type I-E CRISPR-associated protein Cse2/CasB yields the protein MTERPGLAQNIDARIRKIQRIYLEGHRPLVAGTLARLRRAVATEPGSDPWVWHEAVEGLPTELAGQGDAASPGERAAYAAMTLYAVHQQSKSMPMHQTGPSLGRAVRRLGTPEGAEGASAAVKRRFDALMTSTTFNELQHHSRGLIQQLRAADIALDYGRFAEDLRLLQNPVAANSVRLRWGRDYAFGGTRDTPDPQNSDSREGTAS from the coding sequence ATGACTGAAAGACCTGGGTTGGCCCAGAATATTGACGCTAGAATCCGGAAAATTCAACGGATCTATCTGGAAGGACACCGGCCGCTCGTCGCCGGGACACTCGCCAGGCTTCGAAGGGCCGTGGCGACGGAGCCCGGTTCTGATCCCTGGGTGTGGCATGAGGCGGTGGAAGGACTTCCAACGGAGCTCGCCGGCCAAGGCGATGCTGCCAGTCCCGGAGAAAGGGCGGCCTATGCGGCCATGACGTTGTACGCGGTCCACCAGCAGTCGAAGAGCATGCCCATGCACCAGACGGGTCCATCTCTTGGCCGAGCGGTGCGACGGCTGGGAACGCCCGAAGGTGCCGAGGGGGCCTCGGCGGCGGTGAAACGCCGCTTCGACGCTTTGATGACGTCCACGACGTTCAACGAATTACAGCACCATTCCAGAGGTTTGATTCAGCAATTGAGGGCAGCCGACATTGCTCTGGACTACGGACGCTTCGCGGAGGATCTCCGCCTCTTGCAGAATCCGGTGGCGGCGAACAGTGTCAGGCTCCGGTGGGGCAGGGACTATGCGTTCGGCGGAACCCGGGATACGCCCGACCCACAGAACTCCGACTCTCGTGAAGGAACAGCATCATGA
- the casA gene encoding type I-E CRISPR-associated protein Cse1/CasA: MTKVSSQFNLVRDPWVSCLMVDGTVKELSLAEVFSQSVSVRCLAGELPTQDYAVLRVLLAIVYSSMPQIDASNAVETWKDLWEDQAKLAASALSYLEESESSFELFDSARPFMQVAGLHTQSGKVDGVSRLIADVPSGHQYFTTRAGHGLDALSYAEAARWLIHTHAYDPSGIKSGAVGDPRVKGGKGYPIGTGWTGATGGVYFEGANLSETLHLNLDLSLVAAPGSGSDLPPWERAPLNAAVEERPEGAPRPTGPVDVFTWQSRRIRLFPEAGMVRNVLVCNGDPLPPQNMDADPMTAQRFSKPQTAKFKAGAVYMPREHDPERMIWGGVGSLLMQNERARTNADGILELRVPPIVTWVSRLSELDSIGTGRIVTARLVGAVYGTQSSVYTEVLDDALAIHLRLLSRHSAAVAQAVTNAAFNTEQAAWAFGRFAGELSKAAGGDTEPPRDKARQLIFFALNEPYRRWVTGLTGGEDSEIAEGGWNSIARKIFGSYAAEMLSMAGDAALIGRTIGSDFVSAATAETWLHRSLRKYLPLQTEIEGRAERASRENSGSTTTKGARR; this comes from the coding sequence ATGACCAAGGTGAGTTCTCAGTTCAATCTGGTGCGCGATCCCTGGGTGAGTTGCCTCATGGTGGACGGAACGGTCAAGGAGCTTTCTCTGGCAGAGGTCTTCAGCCAGAGCGTTTCAGTTCGATGTCTGGCAGGCGAGCTGCCTACTCAGGACTATGCGGTGCTTCGTGTTCTCCTGGCCATCGTGTACAGCAGCATGCCGCAGATCGATGCGAGCAATGCGGTGGAGACCTGGAAAGACCTTTGGGAAGACCAGGCCAAACTTGCGGCTTCCGCTCTGAGCTATCTAGAGGAATCCGAGTCGTCCTTCGAACTGTTCGACTCAGCCAGGCCGTTCATGCAGGTGGCCGGCCTGCACACACAGAGCGGCAAGGTTGACGGGGTGAGCCGGTTGATAGCGGATGTGCCCAGCGGCCATCAGTATTTCACGACGCGTGCCGGCCACGGTCTCGATGCGCTGTCCTATGCCGAGGCAGCTCGCTGGCTTATTCACACGCATGCCTATGACCCGTCGGGGATCAAATCCGGCGCGGTGGGGGACCCGAGAGTGAAAGGCGGAAAGGGCTATCCCATCGGAACGGGATGGACCGGAGCGACTGGCGGGGTTTATTTCGAGGGAGCGAACCTCTCGGAAACCCTGCATCTGAATCTTGACCTTTCCCTGGTGGCCGCGCCGGGATCGGGTAGTGATCTTCCGCCCTGGGAACGTGCTCCTCTGAATGCGGCCGTTGAGGAGCGGCCCGAGGGGGCTCCGAGGCCCACGGGACCCGTCGACGTCTTCACGTGGCAGTCCCGACGGATCAGGCTATTTCCGGAAGCAGGAATGGTCCGGAACGTTCTGGTCTGCAATGGTGATCCTTTGCCTCCGCAGAACATGGACGCGGATCCGATGACGGCCCAGCGGTTCAGTAAGCCCCAGACCGCCAAATTCAAGGCGGGCGCGGTCTACATGCCCCGGGAACACGATCCGGAGCGGATGATCTGGGGTGGAGTGGGTTCCCTCCTCATGCAAAATGAGCGTGCTCGGACCAACGCTGACGGCATTCTCGAACTCAGGGTTCCGCCCATCGTCACTTGGGTTTCACGACTGAGTGAGCTGGATTCCATCGGCACCGGGAGGATTGTCACGGCGCGGCTGGTGGGTGCGGTCTACGGCACTCAGAGCTCTGTGTACACGGAGGTACTGGATGATGCCTTGGCGATTCATCTGCGACTGCTTTCGCGACATTCTGCTGCTGTGGCGCAAGCAGTCACGAACGCAGCATTCAACACTGAGCAAGCGGCATGGGCGTTCGGCCGCTTCGCGGGCGAACTGAGCAAAGCGGCGGGTGGAGACACGGAGCCACCGCGTGACAAGGCACGGCAGCTCATCTTCTTTGCACTGAACGAACCCTATAGAAGGTGGGTTACGGGACTCACCGGCGGTGAGGACTCAGAGATCGCGGAAGGTGGCTGGAATTCCATCGCCCGGAAGATCTTCGGCTCCTACGCAGCGGAAATGCTGTCCATGGCCGGGGACGCGGCGCTGATAGGACGAACGATCGGTTCCGATTTCGTCTCCGCGGCCACTGCGGAAACCTGGCTGCATCGGAGCCTCCGGAAGTACCTGCCTCTTCAGACGGAGATCGAGGGAAGGGCAGAACGGGCCTCTCGCGAGAACTCTGGAAGCACGACGACGAAAGGAGCAAGGCGATGA
- the cas3 gene encoding CRISPR-associated helicase Cas3' has protein sequence MISPAAHSVWAKSDRDTGDSMSLWRHMQDSAAVAGKLWDEWLAVAVKVRIQESCGASDPQEARTLLTWLAATHDAGKAHEKFSYQVPSLADGMRSYGLDSPWTLTPQEKLPHSVLSYTIINRWLREVQGFDAITAASYSTIAGGHHGVPPSAVGIRVAREATEALAPAWHEVQNELMAACASLTGADSYFPSWKAQKLAPQAQLLLTSVVILADWIASNVDFFPYGDHSATGERLSKAWEQLDLAPPWAAPVPPEDPERLFAGRFDLPQGARPTEMQRKAIEAAFAMEVPGVLIIEAPMGVGKTEAALAAAEVFAAKWGLGGVVFALPTQATSDAMFTRFPSWVSKLPDARPSLHKRSIYLAHSKSLLNEKFRKFFRESTVASGSGERIHGVFGEESGTSEGQVHAAIAHQWLFGRKKGLLASFVVATVDQVLFAALQSKHVVLRHLALAGKVAIIDEVHAYDAFMNRYLNQVLAWLASYGVPVILLSATLPAATRRQLVESYESGRITNRAAAQSPDWNARPRRRRPGPPSSSPLDGNPGYPLLVSSAPGGPRLLFPAAREGSQPVTLKPLGDDPSELLAALEPVKRDGGCVAIICNTVQRAQGVFKNLSGMFADEELMLVHSRFMAPDRMRLEEQIRSVLGRDDVVAAAGKVRPERLVVVGTQVLEQSLDVDFDLMITDIAPTDLLLQRIGRLHRRQTVALPRPKHLLAPSCLVRGVLDWTSSPPVFEAGSVAIYGRAMLMRSYATLESRFAGGTPLELPADISSLVQQTYADGFSVPEAWGEAFDEAEKERSDVLARKFDEAGVFLLKGAAEFPEGLVTDLLDRNAGNAADGVQEAVGLAKVRDTDESLEVILACKTSEVTFVPHLARFGGMVIPTDSPPEDRTARALSTCTVRLPPNFCRPRRIDKVLNELESLGIAAWQKSSWLKGQLVLFLDEAMTAELDGTRLRYDPRIGLYEEKEETE, from the coding sequence ATGATTTCACCCGCGGCTCATTCGGTGTGGGCCAAATCGGACCGCGATACTGGGGACTCGATGTCCTTGTGGCGGCACATGCAGGATTCGGCCGCCGTCGCCGGGAAGCTCTGGGACGAGTGGCTCGCTGTGGCGGTCAAGGTCCGGATCCAGGAAAGCTGCGGGGCATCCGACCCGCAGGAGGCGAGGACTCTTCTGACATGGCTCGCTGCGACGCACGATGCCGGGAAAGCACACGAGAAGTTCTCCTACCAAGTCCCCAGCCTGGCTGATGGGATGCGTAGCTACGGACTTGATTCGCCGTGGACGCTGACCCCACAGGAGAAACTGCCGCACTCCGTTCTGAGCTATACGATCATCAACCGTTGGCTGAGGGAAGTCCAGGGGTTCGACGCGATTACTGCCGCCAGTTACTCCACGATTGCCGGGGGACACCACGGCGTTCCCCCTTCTGCGGTAGGCATCCGAGTGGCCCGGGAAGCGACGGAGGCCCTCGCACCGGCCTGGCACGAGGTCCAGAATGAGCTGATGGCGGCGTGCGCCTCGTTAACGGGGGCCGACTCCTACTTTCCTTCGTGGAAGGCACAGAAACTTGCGCCGCAAGCGCAACTGCTGCTGACCTCCGTCGTCATCCTGGCTGACTGGATTGCCAGCAATGTGGACTTTTTCCCCTACGGTGACCACTCCGCGACGGGGGAACGGCTGAGTAAAGCGTGGGAGCAACTGGATCTGGCTCCGCCGTGGGCGGCGCCGGTGCCTCCGGAAGATCCGGAAAGGCTTTTCGCTGGGCGTTTCGACCTGCCTCAGGGCGCCCGGCCCACGGAGATGCAGAGGAAAGCCATTGAAGCCGCATTCGCGATGGAGGTACCGGGAGTTCTGATCATCGAGGCCCCGATGGGAGTGGGGAAGACCGAAGCTGCACTGGCCGCGGCCGAGGTTTTCGCCGCAAAGTGGGGACTCGGCGGTGTGGTCTTCGCTCTGCCCACCCAAGCAACGAGTGATGCCATGTTCACCCGCTTTCCGTCCTGGGTGAGCAAGCTCCCGGACGCCAGGCCAAGTTTGCACAAGCGCAGCATCTACCTGGCACATTCCAAGTCTCTGCTCAATGAGAAGTTCAGGAAGTTCTTCCGGGAGAGCACGGTGGCGAGTGGTTCCGGGGAACGAATCCATGGAGTCTTCGGTGAGGAATCCGGCACGTCGGAAGGCCAGGTCCACGCCGCGATAGCCCACCAGTGGCTCTTCGGCCGGAAGAAGGGGCTCTTGGCGAGCTTTGTGGTGGCCACTGTCGATCAGGTGCTGTTCGCGGCGTTGCAGAGCAAGCATGTTGTGCTGCGCCACCTGGCCCTGGCCGGGAAGGTGGCGATCATTGATGAGGTACACGCCTATGACGCCTTCATGAACCGCTACCTGAATCAGGTGCTGGCCTGGCTCGCGTCCTACGGAGTCCCCGTCATCCTCCTCTCGGCGACGCTGCCGGCGGCAACGCGCAGACAGCTGGTGGAGTCCTATGAATCGGGCCGGATCACGAACAGGGCAGCGGCCCAGTCTCCAGACTGGAACGCGAGGCCACGACGGCGACGGCCCGGTCCACCGTCGTCGTCCCCTCTTGATGGGAACCCCGGATATCCGCTGCTGGTGAGCAGCGCTCCGGGAGGCCCCCGGCTCTTGTTCCCGGCGGCCAGGGAAGGCTCCCAGCCTGTCACGTTGAAGCCACTTGGCGATGACCCGTCCGAGTTGCTGGCCGCCCTGGAGCCTGTGAAGCGTGATGGCGGCTGCGTGGCGATCATCTGCAACACCGTTCAGCGGGCACAGGGGGTGTTCAAGAACCTCTCCGGAATGTTCGCAGACGAGGAACTGATGCTGGTCCATTCGCGCTTCATGGCGCCGGACCGGATGCGGCTGGAGGAGCAGATACGTTCTGTTCTAGGCCGTGATGACGTGGTGGCTGCAGCAGGCAAGGTCCGTCCCGAACGTCTGGTCGTTGTCGGCACGCAAGTGCTTGAACAGTCGCTGGACGTCGACTTCGACCTGATGATCACGGACATCGCGCCAACGGATCTGCTCCTTCAACGTATTGGACGACTGCATCGCAGGCAGACCGTCGCTCTGCCCCGCCCGAAACACCTCCTGGCCCCATCGTGCCTGGTCAGAGGAGTTCTCGACTGGACGTCATCCCCTCCGGTTTTCGAGGCGGGTTCAGTGGCGATCTATGGGCGGGCGATGCTGATGAGGTCCTACGCAACGCTGGAAAGCAGGTTTGCGGGCGGAACACCACTTGAGTTGCCTGCGGATATCAGCTCCCTGGTTCAGCAGACGTATGCGGACGGGTTTTCCGTGCCGGAAGCGTGGGGCGAGGCCTTTGACGAAGCTGAGAAGGAACGTTCAGATGTCCTCGCGAGGAAATTCGATGAAGCGGGGGTATTTCTCCTGAAAGGTGCTGCTGAGTTTCCCGAAGGATTGGTCACGGATCTACTGGATCGCAACGCAGGGAACGCCGCCGACGGTGTCCAGGAAGCGGTAGGACTCGCCAAAGTCAGGGACACGGACGAGTCTCTTGAGGTGATCTTGGCCTGCAAAACCTCTGAAGTCACCTTTGTTCCTCACCTTGCGCGCTTTGGAGGCATGGTGATTCCGACAGACAGCCCACCCGAGGACAGGACCGCCAGGGCGCTCAGCACGTGCACGGTCAGATTGCCCCCGAATTTTTGTCGGCCGCGTCGGATAGACAAGGTCTTGAACGAACTGGAGTCTCTGGGGATCGCTGCGTGGCAGAAATCATCCTGGCTCAAGGGGCAACTGGTGCTTTTCCTGGATGAGGCGATGACAGCGGAACTGGATGGGACGAGGCTACGCTACGACCCGCGCATCGGGCTGTATGAAGAGAAAGAAGAAACCGAATGA
- the cas7e gene encoding type I-E CRISPR-associated protein Cas7/Cse4/CasC: protein MKNFYLDVHALHTVPPSNVNRDDTGSPKTAMYGGVRRARVSSQAWKRAIRKDFSDYLDSSRLGTRTKRLVDMVAKHIQEISPELSDRAAELAIAAVQAGGFKVEVPKAKDETATAKPARTEYLLFVSNIQARRLAEVALEAEKNGADLDKKLVKAVLQSDQSVDVSLFGRMIANSTDLNVDASVQVAHAISVHAVESEFDYFTAVDDESGDGEPGAGMIGTVEFNSSTLYRYATLNLGGLLKNLGDPGATVEAAVSFVRSFVESMPTGKQNTFANKTLPDGVVVTLRERMPVNLVGAFEEAVTAEDGKGRLRVAAERLARYSAELDAGFGGAATTTFVVAPTSAVEALSQLGRGVSFPDLIEALESELPAYVRGE from the coding sequence ATGAAGAACTTCTACCTTGACGTCCATGCACTCCACACGGTTCCTCCGAGCAACGTCAACCGCGACGACACGGGGTCGCCGAAAACCGCGATGTACGGTGGTGTCCGACGAGCCAGGGTGTCCAGCCAGGCTTGGAAGAGAGCGATCCGCAAGGACTTTTCCGACTATCTCGACTCCAGCCGGCTTGGTACCCGGACCAAGCGCCTGGTGGACATGGTGGCGAAACACATTCAGGAGATCTCGCCTGAGCTGAGTGACCGCGCGGCGGAGTTGGCCATTGCTGCTGTTCAAGCGGGTGGCTTCAAAGTAGAGGTGCCCAAGGCAAAAGATGAGACCGCAACGGCAAAGCCTGCGCGGACGGAATATCTTTTGTTCGTCAGCAACATCCAAGCCAGGCGGCTGGCCGAGGTGGCGCTTGAGGCGGAGAAGAACGGCGCGGATCTCGACAAGAAGCTGGTCAAGGCCGTGCTTCAATCCGACCAGAGCGTGGATGTCTCGCTTTTCGGACGGATGATCGCCAACAGCACGGACCTCAACGTCGACGCAAGTGTGCAAGTGGCTCATGCCATCAGCGTTCATGCAGTGGAGTCTGAGTTCGACTACTTCACCGCCGTGGACGATGAGAGCGGAGACGGTGAGCCTGGGGCCGGCATGATCGGCACCGTGGAGTTCAATTCCTCCACCCTTTACAGGTACGCGACCCTCAACCTGGGAGGCCTGCTGAAGAATCTGGGAGACCCAGGTGCCACAGTTGAAGCGGCCGTGAGTTTTGTCCGCTCGTTCGTGGAGTCCATGCCGACGGGGAAGCAGAATACTTTTGCTAACAAGACCTTGCCTGATGGAGTGGTCGTGACCTTGCGGGAACGGATGCCTGTCAATCTGGTGGGTGCATTTGAAGAGGCCGTCACTGCTGAGGACGGCAAGGGGCGCTTGAGAGTCGCGGCGGAGCGGCTGGCACGGTATTCGGCGGAGCTCGACGCCGGTTTTGGCGGTGCTGCTACCACCACATTCGTGGTGGCGCCCACCAGTGCGGTTGAAGCATTGTCGCAGCTGGGCCGTGGGGTCAGTTTCCCCGACCTCATCGAAGCGCTGGAGAGTGAACTTCCCGCGTACGTCAGGGGCGAATAG
- the cas6e gene encoding type I-E CRISPR-associated protein Cas6/Cse3/CasE — translation MFLTKFEINTARRGARFLLGNPQAMHAAVLSSFPPPPLGQENPRVLWRVDRAEHRVSLYVVSPAEPDMSALNEQAGWATNTWATREYEPLLRRLEEGQLWSFRLHANPTKQSMDPATKGKRFAHVTPKQQMQWLLDRAERRGFHVEMSGDAGPVLEVSSRTKDSFGRRDPNQEGRESAVTLVRVQFDGLLRVTDVGRFRETLVQGVGRGKAYGCGLMTIASADGRPS, via the coding sequence ATGTTTCTGACGAAGTTCGAAATCAATACCGCGCGAAGGGGCGCACGGTTTCTCCTGGGTAATCCACAGGCCATGCACGCAGCAGTGTTGTCATCATTTCCGCCGCCCCCTCTGGGGCAGGAGAATCCCAGGGTGCTCTGGCGCGTGGATCGTGCGGAACACCGTGTTTCGCTCTACGTTGTGAGCCCCGCTGAACCCGACATGTCGGCTCTCAACGAACAGGCGGGGTGGGCTACGAACACCTGGGCGACCAGAGAATACGAACCCTTGCTTCGGAGGCTTGAGGAAGGACAGCTCTGGTCCTTCAGACTCCACGCCAACCCGACGAAGCAGTCGATGGATCCGGCGACCAAAGGCAAGCGATTCGCCCATGTCACGCCGAAACAGCAGATGCAGTGGTTGCTGGACCGAGCGGAACGGCGAGGGTTCCACGTTGAGATGTCGGGGGATGCAGGTCCCGTACTCGAGGTGAGTTCCAGGACTAAGGACTCCTTTGGAAGGAGGGACCCCAATCAGGAAGGACGTGAGTCTGCGGTGACCCTGGTCCGTGTGCAGTTTGATGGCCTCTTGCGCGTGACCGATGTGGGCAGATTCCGCGAGACCTTGGTGCAAGGCGTCGGACGGGGGAAGGCTTACGGCTGTGGTCTGATGACGATTGCCAGTGCGGACGGCAGGCCCTCATGA